The region TTCTGGAAATCCATTTGTTGATTAAGGAATCACAGGTATTAATCGATcccttcaaattttaaaattttgatttgtatGGAATTGGTAATCTAGGAACTCTAAAGATCTGATATCATGAAAACGATCCAAATTGAAAGAATGAAAATCTAATAGAACTGAAATAGAGAGaaatttgtgtttatgatttctggaataaaaaaaaatacaccaACCACTGAAATATTTATGCTGCTATAAAGTTCCCTTACCAACTTGACTAACTAACTTTAACTTGCATGTGGATGCCACGGATGGTTTATTTTGTTTGGTTGggttcttatttttatttttgtgggAGATTTTAATTCATTATGTTTATAATAAAACAATACATTTTTTGTACTTTttcttttttgtaatttttgaagGCGCTAATACTCTTCCTAATACCTGAATGAATGTCTTTTGCAGTAATCAAATAGTGTGGATGAACATTCATAAGTTACTTCGTGGCAACGTTCCTTTGGAAGTGGATACTAATAATACTATTGCTTTAAAACTTGAGCCAAGTTTTCATGGGACATCAAGTCAAGTAAAACATCCACAGGCCCAGCCCAATACTGGTGTGGGCCGGGATAGAAGGTCCAATAGTCATTGTCTAAGACAAGGGTCAGAAGAGAATTGGAGCTCTAGTGGGACAAGTGTCTTGGATCAAGAACAGTCAGCAGTTGATGATGCAAATCTTTGTTCCACATCATCAATTTGTGCAGCACCTATATGTCGCCAATTTTGGAAAGCTGGAGTCTACAATGATCATATTACTCCTAAGTTTGCAACTCAATGTATACTGCAGCCTTATGTTGTAACATATGCTTTTCTTTATTTACATTCTAATGACATGTTTATGTGATTCACAGCTGGTTCGAGTTATCTACATATACACCCAAGATTTCTTCACTCAAATGCTACTTCTCATAAATGGGTTTTTGGTGGTAAGTTGAGCTTTCAAGCCTTCAACCCATTTATGTAAAATTGTAAATTGTAGTGCCATATGTAGTCACAACTCACAACTTCAACACATGTTTAATGGAAACTGTTTATGCAGCTGTTGCAGAGCTAATTGACAATGCTGTTGATGAGGTAATGTGACTATTACTGATTTCATGCTTTTGTATTTGAGAATATATTACTATCTATTTCCTTTTCTGTGGCTATTATTATGTTTGCTACTTCTGTAAGTGGCATATGGAGTACCTTGAAAATCTTATATCCAGATCAGTTGAATCATATGTTCCTTAATCATCGCCGATTATTTTTGTTTGCTTTTGTCCTGCATAAACGGGCCATATGTGTTCCAGTGATTCATTTTGTGACTTATGTTGTGGCTATTTACTCTATGCTTCTTCATATCACCATGTATTAATGTGCAGATACAAAATGGAGCCACCTATGTACTTATAGATAAAACCTTAAATCCAAGAAATGGAAGTTCAGCACTATTAATTCAAGGTAGCATATCTTCTACTCCATGGACAATTATCAATTCTTACTTTTTATTCATGAATGTCATAGAATGTTGTGACATGAGCTTGTTTATTCAAACTAGATGATGGAAATGGGATGGATCCAGAAGCAATGCGCCGATGTCTAAGTTTTGGATTTTCAGATAAGAAGTCAATATCATCGATTGGAAAGTGTATGTTCATGGACTTCTAGAtgtataacattttttttttcttatttggcCATGTTTATTTGAGTAGTTGATAAGGCTACAAAGGCTTACCTCCCAACTTGTGGAACCAAGTAGCCTTAGTCCATTGGGATCACCTTTTTTATGCTTTTGTTTGCTTGCTTTTGTCATTTTGATTGATTGATTTATAGATGTTCAGATGGAAATGGCTTCAAGACCAGTTCTATGAGGCTTGGAGCTGATGTAATAGTTTTCAGCCGAAACACAACCAACAGGTGATAATCTGCTCTTATTATTTCATGTCATCAACGAGTATTTAAATATTTTGCTGTTTTGCACAACACAAGCAAATTTCCATAGAGCCCCCTGAACTACTTGGCTACTTGCATTCTCAACCCAAGCCACCATTTCTCTCACAATTTAAGTCCATGCTCACAATAGCAACAAGCTTTCCATATTCTAACTCAAACATGATACACTCCAATTGAATAAAGTTCTTGCCACAAACCATTACACCCAATTTGCACAAAAACTACAAGTGTTACAATAAAGTTTAATGGGTGCATTTTAAGTGGTTTGTGGGCTGTGAAACTCGTATTTGTATCAGGTTTTAGTGTGTTTTACTTCAGCTTCATCGGTAAATTTCAAAAGATTTCATGCAAATTTAACAAAACtattttgctcatttcttcttgtctttcttatctttattgtTTTTGATTCTCCCCAAGTACTTTTAAGATGTTTGAATATTCCTTTGGCATCTAAATCTGGCACTTGTTGTGATTGGAAGTAGTCTTGATGAATTCTCAGTTACTTAGATTgcctcatttttttttttttacataatcgTCTCATTGTTCTTACAAGCAGTAAAATGACCCAGAGCATTGGCCTTTTATCATACACATTTTTGACTCGGGAGGGCTATGACAAAATAGTAGTTCCAATGGTAAGCAATTATTCACATTTTCTTATGTTTGATCTCTTGTGAAGAGTTATTTCATTCTAAATTCAGAAATGCATCTACTTAGACTAGATTGTATTCAATTTTATAACTACAAAGCCTATGATTGAGTTTAAGAAATGCCCTCTTGGAATCTACAGGTCCACTATGAATTCAACTTCATTACAGGCTCTTTTAATTCCCTGCAATCAAAAAGCAATGAGAACTCTAATCTTAATCTCTCAATGCTGCTGCGATGGTCTCCATATTCAACAGAAGAGAAACTGCTGCAACAAGTGAGTCTGGTCCTACCCATTATTCAATCCTGTTGTGTCCTGTGTAACAAACACAGGTTTAGTATATGAGTATATCTATAACAGTTTTTATGATTTGTAGTTTGAAAATGTTGGTTCTCATGGCACCAAGGTCATTGTATACAATCTATGGCTCGATGAAGACAAGAATTTGGAGCTTGACTTTGAGTCAGATCCTGAGGTTTTGATTGCTTCCTCCTTTTTACTGCATATATAGAATTATAGATACATGTACTTTGTGTAAATAAAATTGGTAAACAACAGGTCAAAACATTTTGAACATGaaaaacatacatagcacatttATTTTATTCAATTTCAAAATCTATCGTCCTTAAATAAAAAAACAGTATGAAAAACAAAATCTTTGATACACTTATTCACCCACATTGATTAGAGGTTATGACACCATTAAGCAATATGAATGATATTACGACTTAGAATcttatattattttcatatatgTCACAAAACTTGTATATGTAGTGGTAGTATTTTTTGTGGTTATTCCATGAGTTGATTTTTCATGACACAATTTCCTTCAGGATATTCGTATTACTCGGGATGCACATGGGAAAATAAAAGATGGTTCTCGTCAAGCAGCAAGTGAACAACATGTTGCCAACCGACTCCGTTATTCTCTCCGGGTAACTTACATGCTGCAATTAgattttttatttgtattatctTATTCTTTTATATCAATATCATTCTAAAATGGCTATATGTTACTTATATTGTTTCAGGCATACTTATCCATCCTGTACTTGAAATTACCAGAAACTTTTGCAATAGTGTTACGTGGGAAAGTCGTCCTTTATCATAACGTCTCTAGAGATTTGAAGTACACAGAATTTATTATTTACAAACCTCAAAGCACAACTGTTGAGGTTGAATTAAGTTAATCGATACTCTTGTATTGTTCTTTTTTTAGAGAAACAAATTTTGAGGTTTGAAACAAACACGCTGACCTGATATTTTTAATTTTGTCAATGCAGGTTGTTACAACAATAGGGTTTATCAAAGAGGCTCCAGTTGTGAATATCCATGGATTTAATGTGTACCACAAAAATCGTCTGATATTGGTGATCATTGCCTCCTTTATATTAAATTATAGAATACTATTGTTTACTTTAGGGATAAATTCAACTTTTATGTAACTAACGTTTTTATGATTAGTGACATGTAATTGACATTTCTTATGCTCTTTTTTTCCAGCCATTTTGCCCTGTTGTTAGCTTTGGTGCAAACAGAGGGAGGGGCGTAGTCGGTAAGAATATGGATGCCTTTTGGTTGTTTCCAAGGAAAATGAGTAGGTGTCTAAGAAAAGTCAGCGCCTCCTTTTGCAGGTGTTCTTGAAGCAAATTTTATAGAGCCCACTCATGATAAACAAGATTTTGAGAAAACATCTCTTTTCCAGAAACTTGCTCAACGCTTGAAAGAAATGACATGGGAGTACTGGTAAGCAATTACTTTTaaagttaaatgcaagaaataacaacatattttttGTTGGGAAATGGTCTCAAAGACTCCCAACAACCTTCCCaatgaaaaaaaattgagaaaACTAAACACAAGAATGTACATGGAAAACtccaaaacccaaaaaaaaaaaaaccacaggCCTCCAATAACAATCACATAGACAAATCTCTCAAGCCAATTCCCACTCTCACCAAAGATTTAACTCACATTTCTTTTACactctaaaagaaaaaaaaaagaatcaaacACTTGAAGTGTATTTGGTTGGGGCATTTTGACACCAAAGCCTTGAACTCCTTTTTTTAGGCATGAAGCCCACTCTACCAATGTGGGACATGAGTTCTTCTTTGATATTAACCAACATATCCCAACACTTATATTTATTTGTTTCTTATAGCAGCCTATTTTTATTTATTCCTATTACAATTTACAACGTTGTGCTTTAAAAAGTCTACCTACttatagcaatgtcatccaaatacaaaacAATTTGCACAACTATAATCGAGTATagtttcaaagtacaatgttctAATAGAAAAagtttgaaagtacaatgctatacttgggcagatttttcaaagtacaatgctataataaacaaataaatgctaTATCTCGCATTTATCCTTTTGTCTTATATGCCAAAGATAACATAATTCCTACAAAAGTTATCTTGATCGGAAGTGAAAACATATTGTGTTTCTCCATTGGTGCAGGGATTACCATTGTGGACTGATTGGGTACCAGTTCACAAAAAAATACAAGCCTTCATCGTCATCGTCCACCTCAGCTGCCCCTATTTTTGTTCATCACCATGGTACAGAACAACCTATTCCTATGAGGAATCGTTCCTCTATTGTTGGTGTGCCTAAAAATAGACCAATGGCGAATGCCATTGCCATGTATAATAATAGCAAGCTCACTCTTGAATCCAATTCCCTACCCAAACCAGTAGAACCAACCTTCCCTAGAGGTTTCCAACAAGGTACAATATGTGAAAAATGAATAAAACGAACTTTCATTTATTTGGCGTCTTCCTTTCATTTCTTACTTTGAAAATTCTACCCGATTATAATAGTTTCATCCAAATACACGCTGCTATAAtctggtagatttttcaaagtacaatgtcagcaaaatacaaaaatattccAGCCTTCATCATCCACCTCAGCTGCCTCATGTTTTATTACAGAACAACATATTCCTATGATGAAAAGCCCTTCTGCTGCTGGCACGACTATAAACAGGCCAATGATGACTGCAGTTTATAGCAAGGTCACTCTTGGCTCAAATTCCTTGTCAAAACCAGCAGAACCAAGCTTCCCTAGAGGTTTCCAACAAGGTAATGAATCAAATAAAGTTGGGTTCcccattaatttttttaattcctATTAAAGCCTTGTCCTTTGAGAAATCTATCCAATTATAACACTGTCATCCAACTACAAATCAATTTTCACTGCTATAGTTGGTTATATTTTTCAAAGCACAATCATCTACCTCTAATTTTATTTACCACCATTATACAGAACAACCTATTCCTATGAGCAAAAACTCCCCTGTTGTTGGTACGCTTAGAAATAGGCCAATGGTGACTACAGTACATAGCAAGGTTGCTCTTGAATCAAATTCGTTGCCAAGAACAATAGAAACAAGCTTACCTACAGGTTTCCAACAAGGTACATATGATAtgtgaaaaataaatataatagggCGGGGTTAAATGTAAgagatagcaatgtactttcatttatttgtttattatatcatTGTACTTTGAGATATCATTGTACAAAGCAATACTCTCTACTATAATTAAACTTATAAAACTATAATgtcctaaaaagaaaaaaattgaaagtacaatgctgtaatagaaagaaatgaaagtaggatgttgtaactatttcttgcatttagtccAATAAAGTGTGATCAACTTTGAAGCTATTATAAAATCGGCTGGTTATGAATTTTCTCTCTTtattatctttatttatttttccttGTGCCTCTTTTTCAAAAGGGTCAAACTTGAAAAGGAAATCATGTGATCAACCTACAATCTTCAAACCAGAGGCTCAGATTGCAACTGATTCTAACAAAAGATCTAATATGGTAATTATACACCTTTCTGTTAAACAATTGGTTTGATATGTGAAAATAAATATAAGCACTATCAAGCTTGAATGTTTGGTAGAGGGTTTCTTTATCATattgcaactttttttttttgtagcccAACCCCCAAGAGCCAATAAATGTGAGAGAACAGAACCGAAAACTTCGAGCCCGGTCAGTATTCCTTACttacttacttttttttttctttgacacACTTTTGTAAAAATGCAACTTCATTACCATATCCATATTCATCCCGACTTATATTCACTTCTTAAGCCTCTCTttatgtgtctgtgtgtgtgttgTACAACTCCttgatgcaattttttttttatccttTGTGACCATCACAACATTCACTTACTTTATAGTTATTAATTAACACAGACTGTTATTTTAATAGTTTATCTGTTCTTTGTTTCAGATGCTCAGAATACGAGAAGACCCAAGAACAACTTAAGCTCAAGGTATTTTTAGCTCTTTTTCATTTATGCCTTTATGGGACTTGACAAGCTTTCTAGGGCTATTGTTGATGATgagggcattcatgtcttttcGGGTGGGacaaaaaaattgtaatttttatcGAATTGACATCAGTCACCAGTCAAAAATCCTTTTAGGGTGTTATattttgttgtttgattttgtgTTCCATCATCAGGTGAAACAGCTTAAAGTGGAATTAGAAGAAGCCCAAAAGGAGTATGTCCGTGTATTGGATGAGATGCTATGTCTGTAGTAAGTGAAGGGGAAACAAGTATTTGATGTGTAAATGAAGTTTGTAAAGGTAACACGTCTATTTTCATTTAGGGCACACTTGTTTTGGAATATTCGTTGGAATCGGAATCTGAAATCCATGGAAATCCCCTGATCTGTCCATTCCTTTTGGAAATCAATTGCAAAACACCAAAATAACCCTCATTGTATATtagatatatagatagatagaaaattattattattattatttcagtcTCCAAATAAAACAAGCAAATATTTTTCATTCCAATGGAACGAACTATTCCATTTATCTCTTGATTTCATCATTATACATCTTCATTTAATTCTAGTTCTCttaaattttaatttcttttgtAGATATAATTTCTTTTAGAAATATTGTGCTGACCAAATGCCCACTTAGCAACAAGCCTCAAGCCAAAAGTCTAAATATTGATTAAAGATAAGCTCCATGATCAATAGCAAATACTACTAAGATATCTAGATATTTTAGTGCACTAAATAAGAGTATACATGAGCAACTTGTGAATGATGATTACCTTTTTTAGTCTGTTGCCTAAGAACTGACTGCAGGATGTTTTCTTGAGGAATATTAGAAAAAAAAGGGCAGTCCAGTAAACATCAGACTAGGTAGTTATTTTTCTTAAATAGAATTCAATTCTATTGTGTTCGAGTATCATGATTTTTATAGCGGATAATTTAAACAAGATGACAACCTCTCGTTTATGTGTT is a window of Lactuca sativa cultivar Salinas chromosome 1, Lsat_Salinas_v11, whole genome shotgun sequence DNA encoding:
- the LOC111913556 gene encoding protein MICRORCHIDIA 6, whose amino-acid sequence is MNIHKLLRGNVPLEVDTNNTIALKLEPSFHGTSSQVKHPQAQPNTGVGRDRRSNSHCLRQGSEENWSSSGTSVLDQEQSAVDDANLCSTSSICAAPICRQFWKAGVYNDHITPKFATQSGSSYLHIHPRFLHSNATSHKWVFGAVAELIDNAVDEIQNGATYVLIDKTLNPRNGSSALLIQDDGNGMDPEAMRRCLSFGFSDKKSISSIGKYGNGFKTSSMRLGADVIVFSRNTTNSKMTQSIGLLSYTFLTREGYDKIVVPMVHYEFNFITGSFNSLQSKSNENSNLNLSMLLRWSPYSTEEKLLQQFENVGSHGTKVIVYNLWLDEDKNLELDFESDPEDIRITRDAHGKIKDGSRQAASEQHVANRLRYSLRAYLSILYLKLPETFAIVLRGKVVLYHNVSRDLKYTEFIIYKPQSTTVEVVTTIGFIKEAPVVNIHGFNVYHKNRLILPFCPVVSFGANRGRGVVGVLEANFIEPTHDKQDFEKTSLFQKLAQRLKEMTWEYWDYHCGLIGYQFTKKYKPSSSSSTSAAPIFVHHHGTEQPIPMRNRSSIVGVPKNRPMANAIAMYNNSKLTLESNSLPKPVEPTFPRGFQQEQHIPMMKSPSAAGTTINRPMMTAVYSKVTLGSNSLSKPAEPSFPRGFQQEQPIPMSKNSPVVGTLRNRPMVTTVHSKVALESNSLPRTIETSLPTGFQQGSNLKRKSCDQPTIFKPEAQIATDSNKRSNMPNPQEPINVREQNRKLRARCSEYEKTQEQLKLKVKQLKVELEEAQKEYVRVLDEMLCL